Proteins encoded within one genomic window of Humulus lupulus chromosome 1, drHumLupu1.1, whole genome shotgun sequence:
- the LOC133799675 gene encoding uncharacterized protein LOC133799675 produces the protein MYIRVKRNKTTYFIQCEPTETVLDIKQKLHVLIDQPVNDQRLILFSSGQVLEDVKTLADQKVENDSVVALTLRKDDNEFEEVNIVRPTDFYQSRDPEGGNW, from the exons ATGTATATTCGCGTTAAGCGCAATAAAACAACTTACTTTATCCAATGCGAGCCGACTGAGACAGTTTTAGATATTAAGCAGAAATTACATGTTCTTATTGACCAACCAGTAAACGATCAGCGTTTGATCCTATTCAGTAGTGGACAAGTACTGGAGGATGTAAAGACATTGGCAGATCAGAAG GTTGAAAATGATTCTGTCGTGGCACTTACTTTGAGGAAAG ATGATAATGAGTTTGAAGAGGTGAACATTGTACGCCCAACTGATTTCTACCAATCGCGTGATCCAGAGGGAGGCAATTGGTGA